From a single Raphanus sativus cultivar WK10039 chromosome 3, ASM80110v3, whole genome shotgun sequence genomic region:
- the LOC130509954 gene encoding uncharacterized protein LOC130509954, protein MKPADPSAVSSSLVNPVVKSGNSAGDVNLVKSKKGAAVSSGPGKPVIKTGASSGVRIGVRNKSSVPIGDKGKSIVSGEVGDVISFRDVTLGPHEGEVRFRLIHFWEAWNIQSKVLIGVEMLLIDEEANVIQGFIPQGRMETYMRHIRAGATYRLNKFFGSRSKPSFRVADSEVTISFSWNSVLSVLEDSSISFPTDRFRIHGYEEFDAACDMKGGLYDYVGHIKLVNGQVPNGSFLLDETEITASRRVDLHVQTHDEPVLKLCLWDKAAFEFCAKFKACGGTARVILVTTLNPKRYGVLSLLSMTSSRVFLDSEVKETQDYLTWLDSNLDVASRINAEVVIKPEPATLEEIFSYMSDASAKVAWFECTATIDDIVHGSGWYYIGCGVCHTKATKGPTTLMCKKCGKSEIVGVAKYLSKLSVYDKSEQAVFVVLGDAGEELTGRKLLSWLRAITSDSVGMDAIVPVPQEMLDTIGHTRKFIVKVSSHNLEGKTRSLTVTKVLPLEAPEANAN, encoded by the exons ATGAAGCCAGCGGACCCATCAGCTGTCTCATCCAGTTTGGTCAACCCAGTCGTCAAATCCGGTAACTCTGCCGGCGATGTGAACTTGGTGAAGTCTAAAAAAGGTGCGGCGGTCTCCTCCGGTCCAGGCAAACCAGTCATCAAAACCGGTGCTTCTTCCGGTGTCAGAATCGGCGTTAGGAACAAATCCTCTGTCCCCATCGGCGATAAGGGCAAATCCATTGTCTCCGGCGAAGTGGGTGATGTGATTTCCTTCAGAGACGTGACCTTAGGGCCCCATGAAGGCGAAGTCCGGTTCCGGTTGATCCACTTCTGGGAGGCTTGGAATATTCAGTCTAAGGTTCTTATCGGTGTCGAGATGCTTCTCATTGATGAAGAG GCAAATGTGATTCAGGGCTTCATTCCCCAAGGGAGGATGGAGACTTATATGCGTCACATAAGAGCAGGTGCTACTTACCGACTCAATAAGTTTTTCGGGTCAAGGAGCAAGCCTAGCTTCCGGGTCGCTGATTCTGAAGTGACTATAAGTTTCTCATGGAACTCTGTCCTCTCTGTTCTCGAGGATAGCTCCATCAGTTTCCCTACGGACCGGTTCCGGATTCATGGGTACGAAGAGTTTGATGCAGCATGTGACATGAAAGGTGGTCTTTATG ATTATGTTGGCCACATCAAGCTTGTGAATGGGCAGGTTCCTAATGGAAGTTTCCTGCTTGATGAGACAGAGATAACTGCATCTCGCCGAGTTGATCTCCATGTTCAGACACATGA TGAACCCGTGCTGAAACTATGCCTCTGGGACAAGGCTGCCTTCGAGTTTTGTGCCAAGTTTAAGGCATGTGGAGGCACTGCGCGTGTCATCTTAGTCACCACCTTAAACCCGAAACGTTATGGAG TGCTCTCTCTATTGTCTATGACGTCCTCTCGGGTTTTCCTGGACAGTGAGGTGAAAGAAACCCAAGACTATCTCACTTG GTTGGACTCGAATTTGGATGTTGCGAGTCGAATTAATGCAGAGGTTGTCATCAAGCCTGAGCCAGCGACCTTGGAGGAAATCTTCTCCTACATGTCTGACGCATCTGCTAAG GTTGCTTGGTTTGAGTGCACAGCAACTATTGATGATATTGTGCATGGATCTGGGTGGTATTATATAGGATGTGGTGTGTGCCATACTAAGGCAACTAAAGGACCAACCACCCTTATGTGTAAGAAGTGTGGGAAGAGTGAGATCGTTGGTGTAGCGAA GTACCTGTCAAAGTTATCTGTATATGACAAGAGTGAGCAAGCCGTATTTGTCGTCCTTGGTGATGCCGGTGAGGAGTTGACTGGAAGAAAGCTTCTGAGTTGGTTGAGAGCTATTACCAG TGATAGTGTTGGGATGGATGCCATAGTGCCGGTGCCTCAGGAAATGCTTGATACCATTGGACATACACGGAAGTTCATTGTGAAGGTTTCAAGTCACAACTTGGAAGGCAAGACCAGGTCTCTGACTGTGACAAAGGTGCTCCCTCTTGAAGCCCCGGAAGCCAACGCCAACTAG